The Chryseobacterium aureum genome contains a region encoding:
- a CDS encoding VOC family protein produces the protein MKLITGLHHVTAITGNAQENIDFYTGVLGLRLVKKTVNFDYSDVYHFYFGDEYGTPGTIMTTFPYGKDLINGRHGKGMLNTTAFSVSLDALDYWMNRLEQFNIPFKQPQQRLSDEVFIYLEDFDGLGLELVFNDKDERKGYYNGYIPEEYAIKGIHHVEIWQDDYERTAALLTTQMDHKVISESPDRLRLGTENMPGKYVDLLSAPNALKGLAGRGTVHHVAFATPDAESQLEMVKRLNAYGLEHIEVKDRKYFTSVYFKEPGGVLFEIATSGPGFDVDEEAAFLGENLMLPLQFEKRRERLNEVLPNIKYPTEKFR, from the coding sequence ATGAAACTTATCACAGGATTGCATCATGTAACGGCAATTACCGGCAATGCACAGGAAAATATAGATTTTTACACCGGGGTTCTGGGCCTTCGGTTAGTCAAAAAAACAGTCAATTTTGATTACTCAGATGTTTACCACTTTTATTTCGGTGATGAATATGGTACACCCGGAACCATCATGACTACTTTTCCTTATGGTAAAGACCTGATCAATGGCAGACATGGCAAAGGAATGCTCAATACCACTGCTTTTTCAGTTTCTTTAGATGCCCTGGATTATTGGATGAACCGTCTGGAACAGTTCAATATTCCTTTTAAACAGCCGCAGCAAAGGCTTTCTGATGAGGTTTTTATTTATCTTGAAGATTTTGACGGATTGGGACTGGAATTGGTTTTTAATGATAAAGACGAAAGAAAAGGATATTACAATGGCTATATTCCTGAAGAGTATGCCATCAAAGGAATCCATCACGTAGAAATCTGGCAGGATGATTATGAAAGAACGGCAGCACTTCTGACCACTCAGATGGATCATAAAGTCATCAGTGAAAGTCCGGACAGGCTGAGATTGGGAACAGAGAATATGCCTGGGAAATATGTAGATCTGCTTTCTGCCCCTAATGCTTTGAAAGGATTAGCCGGAAGAGGAACCGTTCATCATGTAGCGTTTGCTACCCCGGATGCGGAATCCCAGCTCGAAATGGTCAAGAGATTAAATGCATACGGACTGGAACATATCGAAGTGAAAGACAGAAAATATTTTACTTCCGTATACTTTAAAGAACCGGGAGGCGTTTTGTTTGAAATTGCCACTTCCGGTCCCGGATTCGATGTAGATGAAGAAGCAGCGTTTTTAGGCGAAAATCTGATGCTGCCATTACAGTTTGAAAAAAGAAGAGAGCGGTTGAATGAAGTTCTTCCCAACATCAAGTATCCAACAGAAAAATTCAGATAA
- a CDS encoding outer membrane beta-barrel family protein: MKVIIFPIAIVAGSLAMAQQAPAPAAKDTVKGNEKEIEAVTLVARKPTVESKVDRTVFNVANSAILAGNTTWDVLRMTPLVSIDNNDDVKAEGQMVTVYINDRKSVFTGKELKEYLKTIPADNLMKIEVITSPSSRYETSGSVINIVLKKRDDEGIKGSISLNNRQSTKNSQYANFNLNYHKKKFTQTFIGGYNSGNYVQKTQTWDNRYATNKLTEFNLENVMRNESPSLSSTSEFEINDKNNIGFVAEYSQSRNLSLAESNGMIFENGNPGDSFLQTQNIWGFNRNLGTNAFYKYYDKEKNRILDINLGTNYSGNNSDNLIDKQINNQTGSTAQQLGVISSNQMRNYYLKVDYTQPLGKSGGTIEVGGKTEINNHIIPNSLYGFSMTDANSEFYNLARNDTFHYEDNLSSLYANYSKTFFKKLETRIGVRYEYIDYKVRQDVAGTERKDSYGTFLPNLLLKYSFSEKFDLSLTYNRSIWRPWYSEFNPFLVPEINGTYSRGNLYLNPNPNDRLYMKFGILKKYFISARYMHTNQDYWTTYVTENGRTVSLPGNFDGKVEKYYLFANTNQNFLKNKLNVNAGFGWYYINNKDFNEKNKLGGKDYISYWGASANISYTNLFNKNINLSAWVELANQNNGNSYANNTNVFHNISVTKIFPKTQMELSMQLMNIFKRPYGDNTTYSPDGTFREYSKWDWYGVSLTFVKRFGNQKVKENTKTDVEKNGGGGK, from the coding sequence ATGAAAGTAATTATATTTCCAATAGCGATAGTAGCAGGTTCATTAGCAATGGCTCAGCAAGCTCCGGCTCCGGCAGCAAAGGATACTGTAAAAGGAAATGAAAAAGAGATAGAAGCGGTTACGCTGGTAGCCAGAAAACCGACTGTAGAATCTAAGGTAGACCGAACGGTATTCAACGTAGCGAACAGTGCAATTCTGGCAGGAAATACAACATGGGATGTTCTTAGAATGACTCCTTTGGTAAGTATTGATAACAATGATGATGTAAAAGCCGAAGGACAAATGGTAACGGTATATATCAACGACAGAAAATCTGTTTTTACAGGAAAAGAACTGAAGGAATATCTTAAAACAATTCCGGCGGACAACCTGATGAAAATTGAAGTGATTACCAGCCCTTCCTCCCGTTACGAAACTTCAGGATCTGTCATCAATATTGTGCTTAAAAAAAGAGATGATGAAGGAATAAAAGGAAGCATCTCGCTCAACAACAGACAAAGTACAAAGAACTCACAATACGCGAATTTCAATCTGAACTACCATAAGAAAAAATTTACCCAGACTTTTATCGGAGGGTACAATAGCGGGAATTATGTACAGAAAACCCAAACCTGGGATAACCGGTATGCTACCAATAAACTGACTGAGTTCAATCTGGAAAACGTGATGCGAAACGAAAGCCCGTCTCTTTCTTCTACCTCAGAATTTGAAATCAACGATAAAAACAATATCGGATTTGTAGCGGAATATTCACAGAGCAGAAATCTGTCTCTGGCAGAATCTAACGGAATGATCTTCGAGAATGGAAATCCGGGAGACTCTTTCCTTCAGACCCAAAATATCTGGGGATTCAACCGTAATCTTGGGACTAACGCGTTCTACAAATATTATGATAAAGAAAAGAATAGAATTTTAGATATTAATTTAGGAACCAATTACTCCGGTAATAACAGTGATAATTTAATTGATAAACAAATTAATAATCAGACAGGAAGCACCGCTCAGCAGCTTGGAGTGATCAGCTCAAACCAGATGCGTAATTATTATCTGAAAGTAGATTATACACAGCCCCTGGGGAAGTCTGGCGGAACCATTGAAGTGGGAGGGAAAACGGAGATTAATAATCATATTATTCCTAACAGCCTTTACGGATTCAGTATGACGGATGCTAATTCCGAGTTTTATAACCTGGCAAGAAATGATACTTTTCATTACGAGGACAATTTAAGCTCTTTATATGCCAATTACAGTAAAACATTCTTCAAAAAATTAGAAACAAGAATCGGAGTTCGTTACGAATATATTGACTATAAAGTAAGACAGGATGTAGCAGGGACGGAGAGAAAGGATTCATACGGAACTTTTCTTCCTAATTTATTGCTGAAATACAGCTTTTCAGAGAAATTTGATCTGAGTCTTACCTATAACCGAAGCATCTGGAGACCCTGGTATTCTGAATTTAATCCATTCCTTGTGCCTGAAATTAACGGTACCTATTCAAGAGGAAACCTTTATCTGAATCCGAACCCGAATGACCGGCTGTACATGAAATTCGGAATTCTGAAAAAGTACTTTATCTCTGCAAGATATATGCACACCAATCAGGATTATTGGACCACTTATGTGACGGAAAACGGAAGAACGGTATCGTTGCCGGGGAACTTCGACGGAAAAGTTGAGAAATATTACCTTTTTGCCAACACCAACCAGAACTTCCTGAAAAATAAACTGAATGTAAATGCCGGATTCGGATGGTACTATATTAATAATAAGGACTTTAATGAGAAAAATAAGTTGGGAGGTAAAGATTATATCAGTTATTGGGGAGCTTCTGCGAATATATCGTACACGAATCTCTTCAATAAAAATATCAACTTAAGTGCCTGGGTAGAATTAGCCAATCAGAACAACGGAAACTCTTATGCGAATAATACCAACGTATTCCATAATATTTCTGTAACTAAAATATTCCCGAAAACACAGATGGAGCTGAGCATGCAGCTGATGAATATTTTTAAAAGACCTTATGGTGATAACACAACTTATAGCCCGGACGGAACTTTCAGAGAGTACTCAAAATGGGACTGGTACGGTGTTTCTCTTACTTTTGTAAAACGTTTCGGAAACCAGAAAGTAAAAGAAAATACAAAAACCGACGTAGAAAAAAACGGCGGCGGCGGAAAATAA
- a CDS encoding methionine ABC transporter ATP-binding protein, with product MIEIRNISKTFHQKKQSFKALDKVSLTIDKGDIVGIIGFSGAGKSTLIRTVNLLERPDEGQIIINGKDFTRLSSKQLAEERKKIGMIFQHFNLLSSRTVFDNVALPLELDGTSKEEISRKVNELLKIVGLEDKANDYPKSLSGGQKQRVAIARALANDPHLLLCDEATSALDPATTQSILQLLRDINQRLGITILLITHEMEVIKAVCNHVAVIDKGKLVTKGTLSEIISDKENPIIRQFINSDIMTLPQELINRLQKEPQDGLFPLIEIELNENISVEQILSALYNQYKIPYKLLKADVEYFGNSNFGKLLLQLQGEAEENQQAIYYFNQNKIQNTVKGYA from the coding sequence ATGATAGAAATAAGAAACATATCAAAAACGTTTCACCAGAAAAAGCAGTCCTTCAAGGCGCTGGATAAGGTGAGTCTTACCATAGATAAAGGAGATATTGTAGGAATTATAGGATTTTCAGGGGCAGGAAAAAGCACCCTGATCCGTACAGTAAATCTATTGGAAAGACCGGATGAGGGACAGATTATTATTAACGGCAAAGATTTTACCAGACTTAGCTCCAAACAACTGGCTGAGGAGCGTAAAAAAATAGGGATGATCTTCCAGCATTTCAATCTTCTTTCTTCAAGAACTGTTTTTGATAATGTAGCCCTTCCTCTGGAACTGGATGGTACCAGTAAAGAGGAAATCAGCAGAAAGGTAAACGAACTGCTAAAAATTGTTGGACTTGAAGATAAAGCCAACGATTATCCTAAAAGCCTTTCAGGAGGTCAGAAACAGAGAGTTGCAATTGCCAGGGCTCTGGCCAATGATCCTCACCTGCTGCTTTGCGACGAAGCAACCAGTGCACTGGACCCGGCTACAACACAGTCTATTCTGCAGCTTTTAAGAGATATCAATCAGAGACTGGGAATTACCATCCTTCTCATTACCCACGAAATGGAAGTCATTAAAGCAGTCTGCAACCATGTAGCTGTAATCGACAAAGGAAAATTAGTAACAAAAGGAACTTTAAGCGAGATTATTTCGGACAAAGAAAACCCGATCATTCGTCAGTTCATCAATTCAGATATCATGACCCTGCCACAGGAACTTATCAACAGACTTCAGAAAGAACCCCAAGACGGTCTATTTCCGCTGATCGAAATAGAACTTAACGAAAACATCAGTGTTGAACAAATTCTTTCAGCACTTTATAACCAATATAAAATCCCTTATAAATTGTTAAAGGCAGATGTAGAGTATTTTGGAAATTCCAATTTCGGTAAACTACTTTTGCAGCTTCAGGGGGAAGCCGAAGAAAACCAGCAGGCGATCTATTATTTCAATCAAAATAAAATTCAAAATACAGTAAAAGGATATGCTTAG
- the metI gene encoding methionine ABC transporter permease MetI, producing the protein MLSDTVIALLAKGTWETVYMTFLSGFFGFVLGLPVGIMLFLTRKGQLLENAFYHRGLSVLVNIFRAIPFIILIVWMIPFTRVLAGTSIGVNAALVPLSVGAAPFIARLVENSLIEVPHGLIETARALGASPLQIIRKVLLPEALPSLINNATITLITLVGYSAMGGAVGAGGLGQVGYQYGYIGYDIVIMNTVLILLVLLVFIIQFMGDRLSKRFDHR; encoded by the coding sequence ATGCTTAGTGATACGGTAATTGCCCTTTTGGCAAAAGGAACCTGGGAAACGGTTTACATGACATTTTTATCCGGATTTTTTGGATTTGTATTAGGACTTCCTGTTGGCATTATGCTTTTTTTAACCAGAAAAGGCCAGCTGCTGGAAAATGCATTTTATCACAGAGGGCTTTCTGTTTTAGTGAATATCTTCCGCGCAATTCCTTTTATTATTCTGATTGTTTGGATGATTCCTTTCACAAGAGTTTTAGCAGGAACTTCTATTGGAGTGAATGCCGCTTTAGTCCCGCTAAGCGTGGGGGCTGCTCCGTTTATTGCAAGACTTGTGGAGAACAGCCTTATTGAAGTTCCTCACGGTCTTATAGAAACAGCAAGAGCACTGGGAGCTTCTCCGTTACAGATCATCAGAAAAGTATTGCTTCCTGAAGCACTTCCTTCATTAATCAACAATGCTACCATTACTTTAATTACTCTTGTAGGGTACTCTGCAATGGGAGGCGCTGTAGGAGCCGGAGGACTTGGGCAGGTAGGTTACCAGTACGGATATATCGGGTATGATATTGTCATTATGAATACGGTTTTAATTTTACTTGTTCTTTTGGTTTTCATCATTCAGTTTATGGGAGACAGGCTGTCCAAAAGATTTGATCACAGGTAG
- a CDS encoding ring-cleaving dioxygenase — translation MDNRILGLHHITAIADNAKRNLDFYTKVLGVRLVKKTVNFDDPGTYHFYFGNENGTPGTILTFFPWEGIGKGTNGSGMATHIGYSVPKGSLEFWKSHLQSRNVTTEEGEIFGEKMISFKDPDGLQLQLIEPSTQDNRKVWTTDDIKDENALRGFHNVTLTLKKADPTLKVLTDILGYDLQKQERERYRLATDAIDTANLVDIIENDTIPAGRNAAGTNHHIAFRVKDDNVLMEYREKALSAGLSITPKINRDYFYSLYFREPGGVLFEIATDNPGFTVDEPLNELGTNLKLPVQYEGMRDKIEGVLPNLS, via the coding sequence ATGGACAATAGAATATTAGGTCTGCACCATATTACTGCCATTGCAGACAATGCCAAAAGAAATTTAGATTTTTATACCAAAGTCTTAGGAGTAAGGCTGGTAAAGAAAACCGTAAATTTTGATGATCCGGGAACGTATCACTTCTATTTTGGAAATGAAAACGGAACTCCGGGAACCATTCTTACGTTCTTTCCATGGGAAGGAATAGGAAAAGGAACTAATGGAAGCGGAATGGCAACTCATATTGGATATTCTGTACCCAAAGGAAGCCTTGAGTTCTGGAAAAGCCATTTACAAAGCCGTAATGTAACCACAGAAGAAGGTGAGATATTTGGAGAGAAGATGATTTCTTTTAAAGATCCGGATGGCCTTCAATTACAGTTGATAGAACCTTCCACGCAAGACAACAGAAAAGTATGGACAACCGATGATATCAAGGATGAAAATGCATTAAGAGGCTTTCACAATGTTACTTTAACCTTAAAAAAAGCAGATCCCACCCTCAAAGTTCTGACCGATATTTTAGGATATGATTTGCAGAAACAGGAACGTGAAAGATACAGACTGGCAACAGATGCCATTGATACCGCTAACCTTGTTGACATTATTGAAAATGATACCATTCCAGCAGGAAGAAATGCTGCAGGAACCAATCACCACATAGCATTCAGAGTGAAAGATGATAATGTTTTGATGGAATACCGCGAAAAAGCTTTATCAGCCGGATTGAGCATTACTCCTAAAATCAACAGAGATTATTTCTATTCTTTGTATTTCCGTGAACCGGGAGGAGTTTTGTTTGAAATTGCAACCGACAACCCTGGATTCACTGTAGATGAACCTTTGAATGAATTGGGAACCAACCTGAAACTTCCTGTTCAATACGAAGGAATGCGTGATAAAATAGAAGGAGTATTGCCGAACTTATCATAG
- a CDS encoding EamA family transporter, with product MSNSKNKWLIPLAFTNIYVIWGITFLAISFGLKGFPPFILSGLRFLVAGMLMIGYLLSKGEKANSLINWKKNAVTGILILTGGTGLVAWGEQYVTASEAAIAIATGPFWFIAIDKKNWKYYFSDKFIPIGLVIGFVGLVLFLKGSVNSNAHAAADGNLRITAFIILGLSSIAWVLGSLYSKKNPASQSTFMNIAQQLIVAGLASFLIAFFRKEWSGFSVSEVPLQAWFGVLFLIFFGSIIAYLSYIWLLSVKPAALVSTHTYINPIVTVIAGWIVANQSINGGQLYGLFVILLGVLLTNVTKYFRLSKRSKVKIRRVRRFFNRAGRRYQPI from the coding sequence ATGAGCAATTCTAAAAACAAATGGTTAATTCCATTGGCGTTTACAAACATTTATGTGATATGGGGAATTACGTTTTTAGCTATTTCATTTGGCTTAAAGGGTTTTCCGCCATTCATTCTTTCGGGATTAAGATTTCTGGTTGCCGGAATGCTGATGATCGGGTATCTTCTGTCTAAAGGAGAAAAAGCAAATTCTTTGATCAACTGGAAGAAAAATGCAGTTACCGGTATTCTTATTCTTACCGGAGGAACCGGGCTGGTAGCCTGGGGAGAGCAATATGTAACGGCTTCTGAGGCAGCTATTGCTATTGCTACGGGCCCGTTCTGGTTCATAGCTATCGACAAAAAGAACTGGAAATATTATTTTTCAGATAAATTCATCCCTATAGGTCTGGTGATCGGATTTGTAGGATTGGTTTTGTTTTTAAAAGGAAGTGTAAATTCTAATGCTCACGCAGCGGCTGACGGAAATCTGCGGATTACAGCATTTATCATTTTAGGATTAAGTTCCATTGCCTGGGTGCTGGGTTCTTTGTATTCAAAGAAAAATCCGGCATCCCAATCTACCTTTATGAATATTGCGCAACAGCTTATAGTAGCGGGTCTAGCTTCTTTTCTCATCGCTTTTTTCAGAAAAGAATGGAGTGGCTTTTCAGTTTCTGAGGTTCCGTTACAGGCATGGTTTGGGGTTCTATTTTTGATCTTCTTTGGATCGATAATCGCTTATTTGTCGTACATTTGGCTTCTGTCCGTAAAACCCGCTGCTTTGGTAAGCACCCATACCTACATCAATCCTATTGTAACAGTGATTGCAGGCTGGATTGTTGCCAACCAAAGCATCAATGGAGGTCAGCTGTATGGTTTATTCGTCATATTGCTGGGAGTACTTCTAACAAATGTCACCAAGTATTTCAGACTTTCAAAACGGTCAAAGGTTAAAATCAGAAGAGTAAGAAGATTTTTTAACAGAGCAGGCAGACGATATCAGCCTATTTAA
- a CDS encoding glycoside hydrolase family 3 C-terminal domain-containing protein — protein sequence MAQTNTTIPVYLDESKPVEQRIQDALSRMTLEEKVAMLHAQSKFSSPGVPRLGIPEFWTTDGPHGVRPEVMWDEWDQAGWTNDSIIAYPALTALSATWNKKMSWNYGKALGEEARYRKKDILLGPGVNIYRTPLNGRNFEYMGEDPYLTSKMVVPYIKGVQSNGVATSVKHYALNNQEMFRHTSNVNVDDRALYEIYLPPFKAAVTEGDSWTIMGAYDMYKGQYASQNQYLLNDILKKEWNYKGVVVSDWGAVNNTEQAIHNGLDLEFGSWTNGLSAGTKNAYDNYYLAKPYLDLIKAGKVGTKELDDKVTRLLRLAYKTTMNRNKPFGNIASEEHKAIAREIGEEGIVLLKNQGNVLPIDINKAKKIAVIGENAIKIMTVGGGSSSLKAKYETLPLEGIKSRFGKQADVQYARGYVGDIGGEYNGVKSGQDLKDTRSEADLLNEAVELAKKSDYVIFVGGLNKADFQDSEGNDRKNYGLPYNQDHVISALAKANKNLAVVLVSGNAVAMPWIKEVPTVVQAWYLGSEAGNSIAAIVAGDANPSGKLPFTFPVKLEDNAAHQLGEYPGQKDELAAGKGKDQKNPINITYNESIFVGYRWHDTKNIKPLFSFGHGLSYTTFEFGKAKADQTTISQDGKITFTVTVKNTGKKAGAEVAQLYISDLKSSVPRPAKELKGFEKVYLNPGEQKEVTFTIDKTALSYFDAGKHDWVAEPGDFEALIGNSSDAIKTKVKFTLK from the coding sequence ATGGCTCAGACCAATACTACCATACCCGTTTATTTAGATGAATCCAAACCTGTAGAACAGCGTATTCAGGATGCATTATCAAGAATGACGCTGGAAGAAAAAGTAGCAATGCTTCACGCGCAGTCGAAATTCAGTTCGCCGGGGGTTCCCAGATTAGGAATTCCTGAATTCTGGACAACAGACGGTCCGCACGGAGTTCGCCCTGAAGTAATGTGGGACGAATGGGATCAGGCCGGATGGACCAACGACTCCATTATCGCCTACCCTGCCCTTACCGCTTTATCCGCAACATGGAACAAGAAAATGTCATGGAACTATGGTAAAGCTTTAGGAGAAGAAGCTCGTTACAGAAAAAAAGATATTCTTCTCGGACCGGGAGTAAATATTTACAGAACTCCACTCAACGGAAGGAATTTTGAATACATGGGTGAAGATCCTTATCTGACCTCAAAAATGGTAGTTCCTTATATCAAAGGGGTGCAGTCTAATGGCGTAGCAACTTCTGTAAAACATTATGCTTTAAACAATCAGGAAATGTTCCGTCATACGAGTAATGTGAATGTAGATGACAGAGCTCTATATGAAATTTACCTCCCCCCTTTCAAAGCCGCGGTTACAGAGGGAGATTCATGGACGATTATGGGAGCGTATGATATGTACAAAGGCCAGTATGCCAGCCAGAATCAATATCTTTTGAATGATATTTTAAAGAAAGAATGGAACTATAAAGGCGTGGTAGTATCCGACTGGGGTGCTGTAAACAATACAGAACAGGCTATCCACAATGGTCTTGACCTCGAATTCGGATCATGGACCAACGGACTTTCCGCAGGAACTAAGAATGCCTATGACAATTATTATCTGGCAAAGCCTTACCTAGACCTGATTAAAGCAGGGAAAGTAGGAACCAAAGAACTTGATGACAAGGTAACAAGATTACTTCGTCTTGCTTATAAAACTACGATGAACCGTAACAAGCCTTTCGGAAATATTGCTTCTGAAGAGCATAAAGCGATAGCCAGAGAAATTGGAGAAGAAGGAATTGTTCTATTAAAAAATCAGGGAAATGTTCTTCCCATTGATATTAATAAGGCGAAAAAAATAGCCGTTATCGGAGAAAATGCTATTAAAATAATGACTGTTGGCGGAGGTTCTTCATCATTAAAAGCAAAATATGAAACACTTCCTTTAGAAGGAATCAAATCCAGATTTGGAAAACAGGCAGATGTACAATATGCAAGAGGTTATGTAGGCGATATCGGAGGAGAATATAACGGGGTAAAATCCGGACAGGATTTAAAAGATACCCGCTCGGAAGCTGACTTATTGAATGAAGCTGTGGAATTAGCCAAAAAATCAGATTATGTCATTTTCGTAGGCGGGCTGAATAAAGCTGATTTTCAGGACAGCGAAGGGAATGACAGAAAAAACTATGGATTGCCTTACAACCAGGATCACGTTATCTCTGCTCTTGCAAAAGCAAATAAAAACCTTGCGGTGGTTTTAGTATCCGGAAATGCGGTGGCCATGCCATGGATCAAAGAGGTCCCTACCGTTGTACAAGCCTGGTATCTGGGCTCTGAAGCAGGAAATTCTATTGCCGCAATTGTAGCGGGAGATGCCAATCCATCAGGAAAACTTCCTTTTACATTTCCTGTAAAGCTTGAAGACAACGCAGCACACCAGCTTGGAGAATATCCCGGACAGAAAGATGAGCTGGCAGCAGGAAAAGGTAAAGACCAGAAAAACCCTATCAATATTACTTATAACGAAAGCATCTTCGTAGGTTACCGCTGGCACGACACCAAAAATATAAAGCCCCTGTTCAGTTTCGGACATGGATTGAGCTATACCACTTTTGAATTCGGAAAAGCAAAAGCAGACCAGACAACAATTTCACAGGATGGCAAGATTACGTTTACCGTAACGGTTAAAAATACGGGTAAGAAGGCAGGTGCCGAGGTGGCGCAGCTTTACATCAGCGATTTGAAATCATCTGTTCCGCGTCCTGCAAAAGAACTGAAAGGCTTTGAAAAAGTATATCTGAATCCGGGGGAACAGAAAGAGGTTACTTTCACCATTGATAAAACGGCTTTGAGCTATTTTGATGCCGGAAAACACGATTGGGTAGCTGAGCCGGGAGATTTTGAAGCACTGATTGGAAATTCTTCCGATGCTATTAAAACAAAAGTAAAGTTTACTCTTAAATAA
- the metQ gene encoding methionine ABC transporter substrate-binding lipoprotein MetQ: MKKIKIFGLLAAGILLFSACSGRKDDPNFIRVGITYGPEQEIAEVAKKVAKERYNLEVELIPFNDYVVPNEALTNGDIDANAFQHIPYLTEQSKQRGYNLVPVGNTFVYPIVAYSKKIKNISELKEGNTIVIPNDPTNGGRSLLLLQKSGLLKLKEGVGLLPKVTDITENPKQLKIMEIEGAQIPRVLDDRDVVVGIINNNFAAQAGLDQEKQGVLVEDKDSPYVNVVVARQDNKNSQKVKNFVKAYESPEVEKKAKEIFKGGAVKGWD, encoded by the coding sequence ATGAAAAAAATAAAGATTTTTGGTTTATTGGCTGCGGGAATATTATTGTTCAGTGCCTGTTCGGGAAGAAAAGATGACCCGAACTTTATCCGTGTAGGAATTACGTATGGCCCGGAACAGGAAATTGCTGAAGTAGCTAAAAAAGTAGCTAAGGAAAGGTATAATCTGGAAGTGGAACTGATTCCTTTCAACGATTATGTAGTTCCCAATGAAGCACTGACTAACGGAGATATTGATGCCAATGCCTTTCAGCATATTCCTTATTTAACAGAGCAGTCCAAACAAAGGGGATATAATCTTGTCCCTGTGGGAAATACATTTGTTTATCCCATTGTAGCTTATTCAAAAAAGATTAAAAATATCAGTGAATTGAAGGAAGGCAACACGATTGTGATTCCCAATGACCCTACCAACGGAGGTCGCTCTTTACTTCTTCTTCAAAAAAGCGGTCTGCTGAAATTGAAAGAGGGTGTGGGGCTTTTACCTAAAGTAACCGATATTACAGAAAACCCTAAACAGCTGAAAATAATGGAAATTGAAGGCGCTCAGATCCCAAGGGTTTTGGATGACAGAGATGTTGTGGTAGGGATTATCAACAATAATTTTGCCGCTCAGGCAGGTTTGGACCAGGAAAAACAGGGTGTTCTTGTAGAAGATAAAGACTCACCCTATGTAAACGTAGTGGTTGCCAGACAGGATAATAAAAACAGCCAGAAAGTAAAAAACTTTGTAAAGGCATATGAATCTCCGGAAGTAGAGAAGAAAGCCAAAGAAATTTTCAAAGGAGGTGCTGTGAAGGGATGGGACTGA
- a CDS encoding DUF2652 domain-containing protein codes for MKTTIQEGIILIPDFSGFTEFVFNTKLYTGEYIVRQLLSTLIDVNGQYFEISEIEGDAILFYRYDENPSYHRISKMLWRMRSAFNRKIEELSKSLSTKIDLSLKFIVHYGSFSQYNIGSFRKLYGKTIVEAHQLLKNGWAEQPSYALFSNSFLENSKNKESDFNRDPLRLPEVGVIHYFENLN; via the coding sequence ATGAAGACAACTATACAAGAGGGGATCATTCTTATTCCGGATTTCAGCGGATTTACCGAATTTGTGTTCAATACAAAATTGTATACCGGTGAGTATATTGTAAGACAGTTATTGTCTACACTGATTGATGTAAACGGTCAGTACTTTGAAATTTCCGAAATTGAGGGGGATGCTATCTTATTTTACCGTTATGATGAAAATCCGTCTTACCATAGGATCTCAAAAATGTTATGGAGGATGAGAAGTGCTTTTAACAGGAAGATAGAGGAGTTGAGTAAGAGTTTAAGCACCAAAATAGACCTGTCTCTTAAATTTATTGTTCATTACGGATCCTTTTCACAGTATAATATTGGGAGCTTCAGAAAACTATATGGAAAAACCATTGTGGAAGCTCATCAGCTTTTGAAAAACGGATGGGCAGAACAGCCTTCTTATGCTCTTTTCAGCAATTCTTTTCTGGAAAACAGTAAAAATAAGGAGTCTGATTTTAATAGAGATCCACTCCGCCTGCCGGAAGTAGGCGTCATCCATTATTTTGAAAATCTGAATTAG
- a CDS encoding GNAT family N-acetyltransferase: MERTEVVLEGRKGEIQLFSDDHKAGKMDISVLGQKLTVYHTEVSPEYEGKGFAKILLDRLVSYARENDLKIIPLCPYVHVQFKRHPEEYKDVWLKEEL, encoded by the coding sequence ATGGAAAGAACAGAAGTAGTTTTAGAAGGAAGAAAAGGGGAAATTCAGCTTTTCTCAGACGATCATAAAGCAGGAAAAATGGACATTTCGGTGCTTGGACAAAAACTTACGGTTTACCACACTGAAGTAAGTCCGGAATATGAAGGAAAGGGTTTTGCTAAAATATTATTGGATAGGCTGGTGTCTTACGCAAGAGAAAATGATTTAAAAATTATCCCGTTATGCCCATACGTTCACGTTCAGTTTAAACGTCATCCGGAAGAATATAAAGACGTATGGCTGAAGGAAGAGCTGTAA